The genomic window GCGAGGTCGGCTACGTCATCAATCCCGAGCTCGTCGAGGTATCGGGGGAGCGCGAACTCGTCGACGAGGGCTGCCTCTCGGTGCCGGGCCTCTGGCACAAGACGCCGCGCCATCCGTTCGCTCGCGTCCGCGGCGTGGACCTCGACGGCAACGTCGTCGAACTCGCCGGCGAAGGCCTCCTGGCCCAGGCGCTGCAGCATGAGGTGGATCACCTCGACGGCATCGTCTACCTCGACCGGCTCGAGAAGGACGAGCGCAGGGCCGCCATGCGGTCGGTGCGCGAATCCGACTGGTTCTGACCGCCGACACCGGGCTCGTCCGCGAGGCACGGAACCGGCACACGGAGAAGGGCTCCGCGCGGATGCGCGGAGCCCTTCCCTGCGGCGGCGGGGTCAGCTGACGATCGAGTGGCCCTCGGTCGCGGGGGCGCCCGAGTACATGCCCTCGATGTCGGCGGCGAAGTCCTCGAGGATCACGTTGCGCTTGATGCTCATCTTCGGCGTGAGGTGACCGCTCGCCTCGGTGAACTCGGTCGGCAGGATCGTGAACTTGCGGATCGACTCGGCCCGCGAGACGTGCTCGTTCGCCGCGTCGATCGCGCGCTGCACCTCGGCGAGCACCGCCGGGTTGGTCGCGGCCTCGTCGACGCTCATGCCCGCATCCTCGCCGTGGTTGTTCAGCCAGACCGGCAGCATCTCGGGGTCGAGCGTGACGAGGGCGGAGATGAAGGGCTTCTGGTCGCCGACGACGACCACCTGGCCCACGAGCGGGTTCGCGCGGATCGGGTCCTCGAGCGCCGCGGGGGCGACGTTCTTGCCGCCCGCCGTCACGATGATCTCCTTCTTGCGGCCCGTGATCGTGAGGAACCCGTCGGCGTCGAACGAGCCGATGTCGCCGGTCTTGAACCATCCGTCGTCGAAGACCGCGGCCGTGGCCTCGGGGTTCTTCCAGTACTCCTTGAAGACGTTGACGCCCTTGACCTCGATCTCGCCGTCGTCGGCGAGTCGCACCGACACGCCGGGCAGCGCGGGCCCGACGGTGCCGATCTTCGACCTCGTGGCGAGGTTCACCGTCGCGGGGGCCGTGGTCTCGGTGAGGCCGTAGCCCTCGAGGATCGTGATGCCCAGCGCGTGGTAGAAGTGGCCGAGGCGAGGCCCGAGCGGAGCCGAGCCGGACACCGCGTACTTGACGTTCCCGCCCATCGCGGCACGCAGCTTCGAGAAGACCAGGCGGTCGAAGAGCGCGAACTTCAGCTTCAGGCCGAGCGGGATGCCCGCACCCGCCTCCTTCGCCGTGGAGTACGCGACCGCGGTCTCGGCCGCCGCGTGGAAGATCTTGCCCTTGCCGCCGGCCTCGGCCTTCTGCTCGGAGACGTTGTAGACCTTCTCGAACACGCGGGGGACCGCGAGCAGGAACGTGGGCTTGAAGCTGCCGAGCGAGGGCAGCAGCTGCTTCGTGTCGGGCTGGTGGCCCACGCGAACGCCGGCGTGCACGCACAGCACCGAGATGAACCGGGCGAACACGTGCGCGGTGGTGATGAACAACAGCGTCGACGCGCCGTTCGGGTCGAGCACGACCTCCTCGAGCGCGACCGCGGCGTTGCGGGAGAGCTCGACGAAGTTCGAGTGGGTCAGGACGCAGCCCTTGGGCTTGCCGGTCGAGCCGGACGTGTAGATGAGCGTCGCGATGTCGGAGCCGACCGCGAGGTTGCGGCGGCGCTCGATCTCCTCGTCGGGCACGTCGGCGCCGGCGGCGGCGAGCTTGTCGAGGTCGCCGAGGTCGATCTGCCACACGTTGCGGATCGCGGGGAGGTCGGGATGCACCTCGTCGAACCGCGCGAAGTGGTCGGCGGTCTCGAGGATGACGGCGACCGATCC from Agromyces aurantiacus includes these protein-coding regions:
- the def gene encoding peptide deformylase, whose amino-acid sequence is MPERPIRLFGDPVLKTVSTPVEAVDDRVRGLVADLVDSVRLPGRAGVAAPQIGVNLRVFSYNIDGEVGYVINPELVEVSGERELVDEGCLSVPGLWHKTPRHPFARVRGVDLDGNVVELAGEGLLAQALQHEVDHLDGIVYLDRLEKDERRAAMRSVRESDWF
- a CDS encoding AMP-dependent synthetase/ligase, which codes for MPRFVRPRSACDPPGAEGATVTEFATAPLVPADPDANTTDLLMERVSATPDSVLFSLPTADGGWSPVTTREFHEQVVRLAKGLVAAGIQPGDKVGLMCKTRYEWTLIDFATWFAGAVLVPIYETSSPAQVRWNLGDSGSVAVILETADHFARFDEVHPDLPAIRNVWQIDLGDLDKLAAAGADVPDEEIERRRNLAVGSDIATLIYTSGSTGKPKGCVLTHSNFVELSRNAAVALEEVVLDPNGASTLLFITTAHVFARFISVLCVHAGVRVGHQPDTKQLLPSLGSFKPTFLLAVPRVFEKVYNVSEQKAEAGGKGKIFHAAAETAVAYSTAKEAGAGIPLGLKLKFALFDRLVFSKLRAAMGGNVKYAVSGSAPLGPRLGHFYHALGITILEGYGLTETTAPATVNLATRSKIGTVGPALPGVSVRLADDGEIEVKGVNVFKEYWKNPEATAAVFDDGWFKTGDIGSFDADGFLTITGRKKEIIVTAGGKNVAPAALEDPIRANPLVGQVVVVGDQKPFISALVTLDPEMLPVWLNNHGEDAGMSVDEAATNPAVLAEVQRAIDAANEHVSRAESIRKFTILPTEFTEASGHLTPKMSIKRNVILEDFAADIEGMYSGAPATEGHSIVS